One Desulfobulbus oligotrophicus DNA segment encodes these proteins:
- a CDS encoding nucleotide-binding protein, with product MRELVIISGKGGTGKTSLTAALASLAVNTVLCDADVDAADLHLLMQPEIRQHHDFMGGKSARINPDLCTGCDTCRTLCRFDAISERLVVDPIRCEGCGVCVHFCPAGAIEFPVQRCGEWYVSDTRFGTMVHARLGIAEENSGKLVSLIRKEARQLAEEHGHDLILTDGPPGIGCPVIAAIGGATALLIITEPTVSGVHDMERVLDLAAHFNVPGMVCINKFDLNPAMTETIENIAQKRNVAVLGKIPFDPVFTHAMVAGKTLLEYGEETPTHEVVREIWNKIITSPSMHSYGIVDLKATIQ from the coding sequence ATGCGTGAATTAGTTATCATCAGCGGCAAAGGAGGGACCGGTAAAACCAGCCTGACCGCCGCTCTTGCGTCCCTTGCCGTCAACACTGTGCTGTGCGACGCCGACGTGGACGCTGCTGATCTGCATCTTCTGATGCAGCCTGAAATACGGCAGCACCACGATTTTATGGGCGGCAAATCAGCCAGGATCAACCCCGACCTTTGCACCGGATGTGATACCTGTCGTACCCTCTGCCGCTTCGACGCCATCAGCGAGCGGCTGGTGGTCGACCCTATCCGGTGCGAAGGCTGTGGTGTGTGCGTTCACTTTTGCCCGGCCGGGGCCATTGAATTTCCGGTCCAGCGCTGTGGTGAATGGTATGTCTCAGACACCCGTTTCGGCACCATGGTGCATGCCCGGCTCGGCATAGCTGAAGAGAACTCGGGCAAGCTGGTCAGTTTGATCCGCAAAGAGGCACGACAACTCGCAGAAGAGCACGGCCATGACCTCATCCTCACCGATGGCCCTCCCGGAATCGGTTGCCCGGTGATTGCAGCCATCGGCGGGGCCACGGCACTGCTTATCATCACTGAACCCACGGTTTCAGGTGTACATGATATGGAACGTGTGCTGGATCTCGCCGCTCACTTCAACGTACCGGGCATGGTGTGTATCAACAAGTTCGACCTCAACCCGGCAATGACCGAGACCATCGAGAATATTGCCCAAAAACGTAATGTAGCGGTTCTGGGAAAGATACCGTTTGATCCGGTCTTTACCCATGCCATGGTCGCCGGCAAGACCCTGCTTGAGTACGGCGAAGAAACACCGACGCATGAGGTGGTTCGGGAGATCTGGAACAAGATCATCACCTCACCTTCCATGCATTCCTATGGAATCGTGGATTTAAAAGCAACAATTCAATAA
- a CDS encoding NifB/NifX family molybdenum-iron cluster-binding protein — translation MVRLAIPSEGQGGLDGMRSGHFGHCDVFTCIDIENGKITQVSILPNREHVQGGCMVPVNLLAEAGVNALVVGGIGMRPLMGFKQAGIDVYHDGVRPEIRPVVEDFLTGNLSKITDDQVCGGGQR, via the coding sequence ATGGTGCGATTAGCGATCCCCTCCGAGGGACAGGGTGGTTTAGACGGCATGCGATCAGGTCATTTCGGCCACTGCGACGTCTTTACCTGCATTGATATCGAGAACGGGAAGATCACTCAGGTATCGATCCTACCCAACAGAGAACATGTGCAGGGCGGGTGTATGGTACCGGTTAACCTGTTGGCCGAAGCCGGAGTCAATGCGCTGGTTGTCGGCGGTATCGGCATGAGACCTCTGATGGGATTTAAACAGGCTGGTATAGATGTCTACCACGACGGCGTCCGTCCGGAGATCCGACCGGTGGTTGAAGATTTTTTGACTGGCAATCTGTCTAAAATCACAGATGACCAGGTCTGCGGCGGCGGGCAGCGTTAA
- a CDS encoding NifB/NifX family molybdenum-iron cluster-binding protein has translation MKVAVTSKGVLLSSEVDPRFGRAPYIVIVDTETMEFEAVDNSANVNAFQGAGIKAATMVSDKGAAVLMTGYCGPKAFTTLEAAGVKVVSDVTGTVRDAVNAFKEGAVTYSSAPNKEAHW, from the coding sequence ATGAAAGTAGCGGTAACATCCAAAGGGGTTCTGCTCAGCAGCGAGGTTGACCCTCGTTTCGGTCGCGCCCCCTACATTGTCATTGTCGATACCGAAACAATGGAATTTGAGGCTGTGGACAACAGCGCCAACGTCAACGCATTCCAGGGCGCAGGTATCAAGGCGGCAACCATGGTCAGTGATAAGGGCGCTGCAGTGCTGATGACCGGTTATTGCGGGCCCAAGGCCTTTACAACACTGGAAGCGGCCGGCGTCAAGGTGGTCAGCGATGTAACCGGTACTGTCCGTGATGCTGTCAACGCGTTCAAAGAAGGGGCCGTCACGTACTCCAGTGCACCGAACAAGGAGGCGCACTGGTAA